One window of Pyrus communis chromosome 12, drPyrComm1.1, whole genome shotgun sequence genomic DNA carries:
- the LOC137710858 gene encoding protein yippee-like At4g27745 has translation MAELVGPRLYSCCNCRNHVALHDDVISKAFQGRNGRAFLFSHVMNITVGPKEDRQLMTGLHTVADVSCCDCHEVLGWKYERAYEQTQKYKEGKFVLEKSKIVKEDW, from the exons ATGGCGGAATTGGTTGGGCCGAGGTTGTACAGCTGCTGCAATTGCCGAAACCATGTTGCCCTTCACGACGATGTCATTTCGAAAGCCTTTCAG GGTAGAAATGGTCGAGCGTTTCTGTTTTCACATGTAATGAACATTACAGTCGGGCCAAAAGAAGACAGACAACTCATGACCGGTCTGCACACGGTCGCTGATGTTTCCTGCTGCGACTGCCATGAGGTGCTGGGTTGGAAGTATGAACGTGCCTATGAGCAAACACAGAAGTACAAGGAAGGGAAATTCGTTCTCGAGAAATCGAAGATAGTCAAGGAAGACTGGTAG